Proteins encoded by one window of Scatophagus argus isolate fScaArg1 chromosome 8, fScaArg1.pri, whole genome shotgun sequence:
- the map3k12 gene encoding mitogen-activated protein kinase kinase kinase 12 isoform X1: protein MSGTCIHEPRAPSPSLSGFSTPISEPPYRRLDGDTPACTPETDLTPTQCVLRNVLSIDTGGQVAPGGSSPTPSDGPSAHFDNSVLKLHEHEACQCGGGAEAGHSPEAGAVRSQSENIRLQSGSGGFLEGLFGCLKPVWTMIGKAYSTEHKHSNEESWEVPFEEISDLQWVGSGAQGAVFLGKFHGEDVAVKKVRDIKETEIKHLRKLKHPNIITFKGVCTQAPCYCILMEYCAQGQLYEVLRAGRKITPSLLVDWSMGIAGGMNYLHLHKIIHRDLKSPNMLITHDDLVKISDFGTSKELSDKSTKMSFAGTVAWMAPEVIRNEPVSEKVDIWSFGVVLWEMLTGEIPYKDVDSSAIIWGVGNNSLQLPIPESCPDGFKILLRQCWNCKPRNRPSFRQILLHLDIASADVLSTPQETYFKSQAEWREEVKQHFEKIKSEGTCLHRLDEELINRRREELRHALDIREHYERKLERANNLYMELSAVMLQLELKEKELQRREQSLDKKYPGLFKHHSSRQGSSSNSMDKLIKKRNVPQKLPSGKRPDILKSEVIIPKMDSSVMQVTIPACPNRSSTSPSRSRRVKTRHRKPGKGSSGDLAGLKANQSSPNRDKTAQANSSTTNTSKQLLEPSAALRGFSHEQQQRQLSSSSPDLICTTLEAEGQGKGEPSVGGLERGGSLSASAELGGSEVGGAGLDDLIETPPRSDTPSEDAASFPFSSSPDSPCGRGAAAGRGSLGSPRLPLDGEDKEEGAGAVRLPRGASGGIGSQHLTPSAILYRAAITRKQRRGVSSEEEEGEVDSEVELPRRRRPTSITKCQSVSTFSSENLSVSDGEEGHTTDHSHSGTPDVVSTNTDDRLDDRSDDLLSQGSEIPADNTDPAQASDGLSERDGALGQAKAQLDAAQNPNEQTRALCDDSDCDSAELDQSGSGEPSRPPSAGAWVSPSQPHQGSPQVPHTGPP, encoded by the exons ATGAGTGGGACCTGTATCCATGAGCCCCGTGCCCCTTCCCCTTCCCTGTCAGGCTTCAGTACCCCCATCTCAGAACCTCCCTATCGAAGACTCGATGGAGACACCCCTGCCTGCACCCCGGAAACGGACCTGACCCCCACACAGTGTGTCCTCCGTAACGTGCTGTCCATTGACACGGGTGGACAGGTTGCGCCGGGCGGCAGCAGCCCCACGCCCAGTGATGGACCCTCAGCCCACTTTGACAACAGCGTGCTAAAACTACATGAACATGAGGCCTGCCAATGTGGTGGCGGGGCAGAGGCCGGGCACAGCCCAGAGGCTGGTGCTGTGCGGAGCCAGTCGGAGAACATTCGGCTACAATCAGGAAGTGGAGGATTTTTGGAGGGACTGTTTGGCTGCCTAAAACCAGTCTGGACCATGATTGGAAAGGCCTACTCCACTGAACATAAACATAGCAACGAAG AGTCCTGGGAGGTTCCTTTTGAGGAAATCTCCGACCTGCAGTGGGTGGGCAGCGGGGCACAGGGGGCCGTCTTCCTCGGCAAGTTCCACGGAGAAGACGTGGCTGTAAAGAAAGTGCGGGACAtcaaagagacagaaatcaaacaCCTCCGCAAACTCAAGCACCCCAACATCATCACTTTCAA GGGTGTGTGCACCCAGGCTCCTTGTTACTGTATCTTGATGGAATACTGTGCTCAAGGCCAACTGTATGAGGTGCTGAGGGCCGGTCGTAAAATCACCCCTTCCCTCCTGGTTGACTGGTCCATGGGCATTGCAGGTGGCATGAACTACCTCCACCTCCACAAAATCATCCATCGAGACCTCAAGTCTCCCAA CATGTTGATTACACACGATGACCTGGTGAAGATCTCTGACTTCGGCACCTCTAAAGAGCTCAGCGACAAGAGCACCAAGATGTCATTTGCTGGCACTGTAGCTTGGATGGCTCCCGAAGTAATTCGCAATGAACCAGTGTCAGAAAAGGTGGACATCTG GTCCTTTGGAGTGGTGCTGTGGGAGATGCTAACTGGGGAGATCCCTTATAAAGATGTGGACTCATCTGCCATCATCTGGGGTGTGGGAAACAACAGCCTTCAGCTGCCTATACCTGAGAGCTGCCCTGATGGCTTCAAGATCCTCCTCAGACAGTGTTG GAACTGTAAACCCAGGAACCGCCCGTCTTTCCGTCAGATACTCCTTCATCTGGACATAGCTTCAGCTGACGTACTCTCCACTCCGCAAGAGACGTATTTCAAGTCTCAG GCTGAATGGCGAGAAGAGGTGAAACAGCACTTTGAGAAGATTAAATCTGAGGGTACTTGTCTCCACCGGCTCGATGAGGAACTGATCAATCGACGCAGAGAAGAGCTCAG GCATGCTTTGGACATTCGCGAGCACTatgagaggaagctggagaggGCTAACAACCTTTACATGGAGCTCAGTGCGGTCATGCTGCAGCTGGAGCTCAAAGAGAAAGAGTTGCAAAG GAGAGAGCAGTCTCTGGACAAAAAGTACCCAGGTTTGTTTAAGCACCACAGCTCCAGACAGGGCAGCTCCTCCAACTCCATGGACAAACTCATCAAGAAGAGAAATGTCCCACAGAAACTCCCCTCAGGAAAGAG GCCAGATATCCTCAAGTCTGAGGTAATCATTCCCAAAATGGATTCCTCCGTGATGCAAGTCACTATTCCAGCCTGCCCTAACAGAAGCTCCACTTCTCCCAGCCGGTCTAGGAGGGTAAAGACCCGCCATCGCAAGCCTGGTAAGGGCAGCAGTGGGGACCTGGCTGGACTTAAGGCGAATCAGTCCTCCCCTAATAGGGACAAAACTGCCCAGGCTAACAGTTCTACCACTAACACCTCCAAGCAGCTCCTGGAGCCCTCTGCAGCCCTGCGGGGCTTCAGccatgagcagcagcagaggcagctgtCTTCCTCCAGCCCCGACCTCATCTGCACCACACTAGAGGCAGAGGGCCAGGGAAAAGGGGAGCCCTCTGTGGGCGGACTGGAGAGAGGGGGGAGCCTCAGTGCCTCTGCAGAGTTAGGGGGATCGGAAGTAGGGGGAGCTGGTCTTGATGATCTCATAGAAACTCCTCCACGCAGTGACACGCCAAGTGAAGATGCTGCATCGTTCCCATTCTCCAGCAGCCCAGACTCACCATGCGGGAGGGGGGCAGCAGCAGGGCGGGGGTCTCTGGGATCTCCACGTCTGCCTCTTGATGGGGAGGATAAAGAAGAGGGAGCAGGTGCCGTGAGGTTGCCCCGGGGGGCATCAGGAGGGATTGGAAGTCAGCACCTCACTCCCTCAGCCATTCTATACAGGGCAGCTATCACACGCAAACAG AGGCGTGGAGTGTCatcagaagaggaggagggtgaagtTGACAGTGAGGTTGAGTTACCACGGAGACG ACGCCCGACAAGCATCACCAAGTGCCAGTCGGTGTCTACCTTTAGCTCAGAGAACCTGTCGGTGTCGGATGGTGAGGAGGGTCACACCACCGACCACTCCCACAGCGGGACCCCCGATGTGGTCAGCACTAACACGGATGACAGGTTGGACGACCGCAGCGACGACCTCCTCTCACAGGGGTCGGAGATCCCGGCAGACAACACAGATCCTGCGCAGGCTTCCGACGGACTGTCGGAGCGAGACGGAGCGCTGGGCCAGGCCAAAGCTCAGCTGGATGCCGCGCAGAATCCGAATGAG CAGACTCGGGCCCTGTGTGATGACTCTGACTGCGACAGTGCTGAGCTGGACCAGTCGGGGAGCGGAGAGCCCAGCCGTCCTCCCAGTGCTGGAGCATGGGTGTCGCCATCTCAGCCCCATCAGGGCTCTCCACAGGTGCCCCATACAGGACCTCCATAG
- the map3k12 gene encoding mitogen-activated protein kinase kinase kinase 12 isoform X2: MSGTCIHEPRAPSPSLSGFSTPISEPPYRRLDGDTPACTPETDLTPTQCVLRNVLSIDTGGQVAPGGSSPTPSDGPSAHFDNSVLKLHEHEACQCGGGAEAGHSPEAGAVRSQSENIRLQSGSGGFLEGLFGCLKPVWTMIGKAYSTEHKHSNEESWEVPFEEISDLQWVGSGAQGAVFLGKFHGEDVAVKKVRDIKETEIKHLRKLKHPNIITFKGVCTQAPCYCILMEYCAQGQLYEVLRAGRKITPSLLVDWSMGIAGGMNYLHLHKIIHRDLKSPNMLITHDDLVKISDFGTSKELSDKSTKMSFAGTVAWMAPEVIRNEPVSEKVDIWSFGVVLWEMLTGEIPYKDVDSSAIIWGVGNNSLQLPIPESCPDGFKILLRQCWNCKPRNRPSFRQILLHLDIASADVLSTPQETYFKSQAEWREEVKQHFEKIKSEGTCLHRLDEELINRRREELRHALDIREHYERKLERANNLYMELSAVMLQLELKEKELQRREQSLDKKYPGLFKHHSSRQGSSSNSMDKLIKKRNVPQKLPSGKRPDILKSEVIIPKMDSSVMQVTIPACPNRSSTSPSRSRRVKTRHRKPGKGSSGDLAGLKANQSSPNRDKTAQANSSTTNTSKQLLEPSAALRGFSHEQQQRQLSSSSPDLICTTLEAEGQGKGEPSVGGLERGGSLSASAELGGSEVGGAGLDDLIETPPRSDTPSEDAASFPFSSSPDSPCGRGAAAGRGSLGSPRLPLDGEDKEEGAGAVRLPRGASGGIGSQHLTPSAILYRAAITRKQRRGVSSEEEEGEVDSEVELPRRRRPTSITKCQSVSTFSSENLSVSDGEEGHTTDHSHSGTPDVVSTNTDDRLDDRSDDLLSQGSEIPADNTDPAQASDGLSERDGALGQAKAQLDAAQNPNETRALCDDSDCDSAELDQSGSGEPSRPPSAGAWVSPSQPHQGSPQVPHTGPP; this comes from the exons ATGAGTGGGACCTGTATCCATGAGCCCCGTGCCCCTTCCCCTTCCCTGTCAGGCTTCAGTACCCCCATCTCAGAACCTCCCTATCGAAGACTCGATGGAGACACCCCTGCCTGCACCCCGGAAACGGACCTGACCCCCACACAGTGTGTCCTCCGTAACGTGCTGTCCATTGACACGGGTGGACAGGTTGCGCCGGGCGGCAGCAGCCCCACGCCCAGTGATGGACCCTCAGCCCACTTTGACAACAGCGTGCTAAAACTACATGAACATGAGGCCTGCCAATGTGGTGGCGGGGCAGAGGCCGGGCACAGCCCAGAGGCTGGTGCTGTGCGGAGCCAGTCGGAGAACATTCGGCTACAATCAGGAAGTGGAGGATTTTTGGAGGGACTGTTTGGCTGCCTAAAACCAGTCTGGACCATGATTGGAAAGGCCTACTCCACTGAACATAAACATAGCAACGAAG AGTCCTGGGAGGTTCCTTTTGAGGAAATCTCCGACCTGCAGTGGGTGGGCAGCGGGGCACAGGGGGCCGTCTTCCTCGGCAAGTTCCACGGAGAAGACGTGGCTGTAAAGAAAGTGCGGGACAtcaaagagacagaaatcaaacaCCTCCGCAAACTCAAGCACCCCAACATCATCACTTTCAA GGGTGTGTGCACCCAGGCTCCTTGTTACTGTATCTTGATGGAATACTGTGCTCAAGGCCAACTGTATGAGGTGCTGAGGGCCGGTCGTAAAATCACCCCTTCCCTCCTGGTTGACTGGTCCATGGGCATTGCAGGTGGCATGAACTACCTCCACCTCCACAAAATCATCCATCGAGACCTCAAGTCTCCCAA CATGTTGATTACACACGATGACCTGGTGAAGATCTCTGACTTCGGCACCTCTAAAGAGCTCAGCGACAAGAGCACCAAGATGTCATTTGCTGGCACTGTAGCTTGGATGGCTCCCGAAGTAATTCGCAATGAACCAGTGTCAGAAAAGGTGGACATCTG GTCCTTTGGAGTGGTGCTGTGGGAGATGCTAACTGGGGAGATCCCTTATAAAGATGTGGACTCATCTGCCATCATCTGGGGTGTGGGAAACAACAGCCTTCAGCTGCCTATACCTGAGAGCTGCCCTGATGGCTTCAAGATCCTCCTCAGACAGTGTTG GAACTGTAAACCCAGGAACCGCCCGTCTTTCCGTCAGATACTCCTTCATCTGGACATAGCTTCAGCTGACGTACTCTCCACTCCGCAAGAGACGTATTTCAAGTCTCAG GCTGAATGGCGAGAAGAGGTGAAACAGCACTTTGAGAAGATTAAATCTGAGGGTACTTGTCTCCACCGGCTCGATGAGGAACTGATCAATCGACGCAGAGAAGAGCTCAG GCATGCTTTGGACATTCGCGAGCACTatgagaggaagctggagaggGCTAACAACCTTTACATGGAGCTCAGTGCGGTCATGCTGCAGCTGGAGCTCAAAGAGAAAGAGTTGCAAAG GAGAGAGCAGTCTCTGGACAAAAAGTACCCAGGTTTGTTTAAGCACCACAGCTCCAGACAGGGCAGCTCCTCCAACTCCATGGACAAACTCATCAAGAAGAGAAATGTCCCACAGAAACTCCCCTCAGGAAAGAG GCCAGATATCCTCAAGTCTGAGGTAATCATTCCCAAAATGGATTCCTCCGTGATGCAAGTCACTATTCCAGCCTGCCCTAACAGAAGCTCCACTTCTCCCAGCCGGTCTAGGAGGGTAAAGACCCGCCATCGCAAGCCTGGTAAGGGCAGCAGTGGGGACCTGGCTGGACTTAAGGCGAATCAGTCCTCCCCTAATAGGGACAAAACTGCCCAGGCTAACAGTTCTACCACTAACACCTCCAAGCAGCTCCTGGAGCCCTCTGCAGCCCTGCGGGGCTTCAGccatgagcagcagcagaggcagctgtCTTCCTCCAGCCCCGACCTCATCTGCACCACACTAGAGGCAGAGGGCCAGGGAAAAGGGGAGCCCTCTGTGGGCGGACTGGAGAGAGGGGGGAGCCTCAGTGCCTCTGCAGAGTTAGGGGGATCGGAAGTAGGGGGAGCTGGTCTTGATGATCTCATAGAAACTCCTCCACGCAGTGACACGCCAAGTGAAGATGCTGCATCGTTCCCATTCTCCAGCAGCCCAGACTCACCATGCGGGAGGGGGGCAGCAGCAGGGCGGGGGTCTCTGGGATCTCCACGTCTGCCTCTTGATGGGGAGGATAAAGAAGAGGGAGCAGGTGCCGTGAGGTTGCCCCGGGGGGCATCAGGAGGGATTGGAAGTCAGCACCTCACTCCCTCAGCCATTCTATACAGGGCAGCTATCACACGCAAACAG AGGCGTGGAGTGTCatcagaagaggaggagggtgaagtTGACAGTGAGGTTGAGTTACCACGGAGACG ACGCCCGACAAGCATCACCAAGTGCCAGTCGGTGTCTACCTTTAGCTCAGAGAACCTGTCGGTGTCGGATGGTGAGGAGGGTCACACCACCGACCACTCCCACAGCGGGACCCCCGATGTGGTCAGCACTAACACGGATGACAGGTTGGACGACCGCAGCGACGACCTCCTCTCACAGGGGTCGGAGATCCCGGCAGACAACACAGATCCTGCGCAGGCTTCCGACGGACTGTCGGAGCGAGACGGAGCGCTGGGCCAGGCCAAAGCTCAGCTGGATGCCGCGCAGAATCCGAATGAG ACTCGGGCCCTGTGTGATGACTCTGACTGCGACAGTGCTGAGCTGGACCAGTCGGGGAGCGGAGAGCCCAGCCGTCCTCCCAGTGCTGGAGCATGGGTGTCGCCATCTCAGCCCCATCAGGGCTCTCCACAGGTGCCCCATACAGGACCTCCATAG
- the aaas gene encoding aladin isoform X1: protein MCSLALFPPPMPCGQTTLCESNNELLSGTTTDDQPKQESSPLSLYFPRESLKLHSRTESSSKAAFLDHSETLWMRSAAAWRDGGFTGLLNEITNSHAEVPKWLSVSSGCILALLRKVSSFHGSLFPHLTLSSEDMIAEFSQVLNWSDCVVRAFAWHPHTDKFAVALLDDSIKIYNPKSATTPTLKHRLQRNVAAMQWKPLCASALAVACQNCLLVWHVDPCSLSTRPSSGCAQVLSHPGHSPVTSIAWSPSGSLLVSASPMDTAMMIWDVASESCVPLQRVGGGGVTFLSWSPDGSHVLASTPSALFRVWETRMWTCERWPCVKGRCQSACWSPDGSRLLFVVQGEMVIYALTFTDPPADLSTSTSKGAQIAAVVADLSETTFNVPEGDIIVGGEIQSLAWDPTGERLAVLLKGDPQTADRPAIIAVFKTRTSPIFELLPCGFVQGEPGAEPRLMQFHPNFQHGALLTVCWSSGRITHVPFYFLSAGVPHFGLSGSPLLPRPQARPTDFANQSLFTELTS, encoded by the exons ATGTGTTCGCTGGCTCTGTTTCCCCCTCCGATGCCCTGCGGACAGACCACTCTGTGTGAGTCCAACAACGAGCTGCTATCAGGAACCACCACTGATGACCAACCAAAACAG GAGTCCAGTCCTCTGAGTTTGTATTTCCCCCGAGAGTCTCTGAAGCTCCACAGTCgcacagaaagcagcagcaagGCAGCCTTTCTGGACCACTCTGAAACTCTGTGGATGAGGAGTGCAGCAGCATG GCGGGATGGTGGTTTCACTGGGCTGCTCAATGAAATTACCAACTCACATGCAGAAG TGCCTAAATGGCTGTCGGTGAGTTCTGGTTGTATCCTGGCGTTGCTCCGAAAGGTCTCTTCCTTTCACGGCTCCTTGTTTCCTCATCTCACA TTGAGCAGTGAGGACATGATTGCTGAGTTTTCACAGGTGCTGAACTG GTCTGACTGTGTGGTGCGAGCTTTTGCCTGGCATCCTCATACAGATAAATTTGCTGTAGCCCTGCTGGACGACTCCATTAAGATCTACAACCCCAAAAG TGCCACAACTCCCACACTGAAGCACCGTCTGCAGAGGAACGTTGCAGCTATGCAGTGGAAGCCACTGTGTGCGTCTGCCCTCGCCGTCGCATGTCAGAACTGTTTACTGGTCTGGCACGTGGACCCCTGCTCACTGTCAACCAG GCCGTCGTCTGGTTGTGCTCAAGTTTTGTCTCATCCCGGTCACTCTCCCGTCACTTCCATCGCCTGGTCTCCAAGCGGATCTCTCCTTGTATCAGCCTCACCTATGGACACTGCAATGATG ATTTGGGATGTAGCTTCAGAAAGTTGTGTGCCACTTCAGCGTGTTGGGGGTGGTGGGGTCACCTTCCTGTCCTGGTCTCCTGATGGTAGCCATGTCCTGGCTTCTACACCATCTGCGCTGTTCAG GGTTTGGGAGACCAGGATGTGGACCTGTGAGCGTTGGCCATGTGTGAAAGGGCGCTGCCAG TCTGCCTGTTGGAGTCCAGATGGGAGTCGGCTTCTCTTCGTCGTACAGGGAGAGATGGTCATCTATGCTCTGACCTTCACTGATCCACCAG CAGACCTTTCTACAAGCACATCAAAGGGGGCACAGATAGCAGCTGTGGTGGCTGACCTATCAGAGACAACCTTTAACGTACCAGAGGGGGACATCAT TGTTGGTGGAGAGATTCAGTCTTTGGCCTGGGACCCAACAGGAGAGAGGCTTGCGGTGCTTCTCAAAG GtgatccacagacagcagacaggcCTGCAATCATAGCTGTGTTTAAGACTAGAACCAGCCCCATTTTTGAGCTTTTGCCATG tGGTTTTGTTCAGGGGGAGCCTGGTGCAGAGCCGAGACTGATGCAGTTCCACCCAAATTTCCAGCACGGAGCTCTGCTGACTGTG tGTTGGTCCAGTGGAAGAATTACCCACGTGCCTTTCTACTTCTTGAGCGCTGGCGTTCCCCATTTTGGCCTAAGTGGCAGTCCGTTACTGCCACGCCCTCAAGCGAGGCCCACAGACTTTGCCAATCAGTCGCTCTTTACAGAGCTCACCTCTTGA
- the aaas gene encoding aladin isoform X2, with the protein MCSLALFPPPMPCGQTTLCESNNELLSGTTTDDQPKQESSPLSLYFPRESLKLHSRTESSSKAAFLDHSETLWMRSAAAWRDGGFTGLLNEITNSHAEVPKWLSVSSGCILALLRKVSSFHGSLFPHLTLSSEDMIAEFSQVLNWSDCVVRAFAWHPHTDKFAVALLDDSIKIYNPKSATTPTLKHRLQRNVAAMQWKPLCASALAVACQNCLLVWHVDPCSLSTRPSSGCAQVLSHPGHSPVTSIAWSPSGSLLVSASPMDTAMMIWDVASESCVPLQRVGGGGVTFLSWSPDGSHVLASTPSALFRVWETRMWTCERWPCVKGRCQSACWSPDGSRLLFVVQGEMVIYALTFTDPPDLSTSTSKGAQIAAVVADLSETTFNVPEGDIIVGGEIQSLAWDPTGERLAVLLKGDPQTADRPAIIAVFKTRTSPIFELLPCGFVQGEPGAEPRLMQFHPNFQHGALLTVCWSSGRITHVPFYFLSAGVPHFGLSGSPLLPRPQARPTDFANQSLFTELTS; encoded by the exons ATGTGTTCGCTGGCTCTGTTTCCCCCTCCGATGCCCTGCGGACAGACCACTCTGTGTGAGTCCAACAACGAGCTGCTATCAGGAACCACCACTGATGACCAACCAAAACAG GAGTCCAGTCCTCTGAGTTTGTATTTCCCCCGAGAGTCTCTGAAGCTCCACAGTCgcacagaaagcagcagcaagGCAGCCTTTCTGGACCACTCTGAAACTCTGTGGATGAGGAGTGCAGCAGCATG GCGGGATGGTGGTTTCACTGGGCTGCTCAATGAAATTACCAACTCACATGCAGAAG TGCCTAAATGGCTGTCGGTGAGTTCTGGTTGTATCCTGGCGTTGCTCCGAAAGGTCTCTTCCTTTCACGGCTCCTTGTTTCCTCATCTCACA TTGAGCAGTGAGGACATGATTGCTGAGTTTTCACAGGTGCTGAACTG GTCTGACTGTGTGGTGCGAGCTTTTGCCTGGCATCCTCATACAGATAAATTTGCTGTAGCCCTGCTGGACGACTCCATTAAGATCTACAACCCCAAAAG TGCCACAACTCCCACACTGAAGCACCGTCTGCAGAGGAACGTTGCAGCTATGCAGTGGAAGCCACTGTGTGCGTCTGCCCTCGCCGTCGCATGTCAGAACTGTTTACTGGTCTGGCACGTGGACCCCTGCTCACTGTCAACCAG GCCGTCGTCTGGTTGTGCTCAAGTTTTGTCTCATCCCGGTCACTCTCCCGTCACTTCCATCGCCTGGTCTCCAAGCGGATCTCTCCTTGTATCAGCCTCACCTATGGACACTGCAATGATG ATTTGGGATGTAGCTTCAGAAAGTTGTGTGCCACTTCAGCGTGTTGGGGGTGGTGGGGTCACCTTCCTGTCCTGGTCTCCTGATGGTAGCCATGTCCTGGCTTCTACACCATCTGCGCTGTTCAG GGTTTGGGAGACCAGGATGTGGACCTGTGAGCGTTGGCCATGTGTGAAAGGGCGCTGCCAG TCTGCCTGTTGGAGTCCAGATGGGAGTCGGCTTCTCTTCGTCGTACAGGGAGAGATGGTCATCTATGCTCTGACCTTCACTGATCCACCAG ACCTTTCTACAAGCACATCAAAGGGGGCACAGATAGCAGCTGTGGTGGCTGACCTATCAGAGACAACCTTTAACGTACCAGAGGGGGACATCAT TGTTGGTGGAGAGATTCAGTCTTTGGCCTGGGACCCAACAGGAGAGAGGCTTGCGGTGCTTCTCAAAG GtgatccacagacagcagacaggcCTGCAATCATAGCTGTGTTTAAGACTAGAACCAGCCCCATTTTTGAGCTTTTGCCATG tGGTTTTGTTCAGGGGGAGCCTGGTGCAGAGCCGAGACTGATGCAGTTCCACCCAAATTTCCAGCACGGAGCTCTGCTGACTGTG tGTTGGTCCAGTGGAAGAATTACCCACGTGCCTTTCTACTTCTTGAGCGCTGGCGTTCCCCATTTTGGCCTAAGTGGCAGTCCGTTACTGCCACGCCCTCAAGCGAGGCCCACAGACTTTGCCAATCAGTCGCTCTTTACAGAGCTCACCTCTTGA